From a region of the Paenibacillus sp. R14(2021) genome:
- a CDS encoding DUF456 domain-containing protein, which yields MEIAGWIIVIILFVVGMAGAVYPILPGALAIYAAFFVYGFFISFQPFGFWFWTIQTIIVVALFVADYAVSAWGVKKYGGSKASIWGSTVGILIGPFVIPAFGLILGPLLGAVIGELFTGASLDKSLKAGLGAVVGLFSSMVVKFLLQGAMILIFILWVF from the coding sequence ATGGAAATCGCCGGCTGGATTATCGTCATTATCCTGTTCGTCGTCGGCATGGCCGGCGCCGTGTATCCCATACTGCCGGGCGCGCTGGCGATCTATGCCGCGTTCTTCGTCTATGGATTCTTCATCTCGTTTCAGCCGTTTGGTTTCTGGTTCTGGACGATTCAGACGATAATCGTCGTCGCCCTGTTCGTCGCCGATTATGCAGTCAGCGCCTGGGGCGTCAAGAAATACGGAGGCTCCAAAGCATCCATATGGGGCAGCACCGTCGGCATTCTGATCGGTCCGTTCGTCATCCCGGCATTCGGGCTTATTCTTGGTCCGCTGCTTGGGGCAGTCATCGGAGAGCTGTTCACGGGCGCAAGTTTGGACAAGTCCCTCAAAGCGGGACTTGGCGCAGTCGTAGGTTTGTTTTCCAGCATGGTCGTCAAGTTTCTGCTGCAGGGCGCCATGATACTTATTTTCATCCTATGGGTATTTTGA
- a CDS encoding copper amine oxidase N-terminal domain-containing protein, with protein MKTWKWSKKTVGILVLSIMLIVLAGCQALNGVDFNAMLKQSLKVNSFEGKQSLEFKLLLKEDAMDTVSAEEAELLKLISHITLSLNEVKTAQDGSMSVKGSLALGDKSVAFQAAMDANIAELELEGAKKPIIIHLTNPDEEGAPQGADQESLTETGKQLIDIVGGYAINNLPNPVHLSADPGQADVNGTNVSGVNIHAELTGKELWDWLKSYVDALMNDKEGLKAMITGLLETLESQSAALEGSPAESIFGSIPDEDNRSEAVDEATTDIMDMLTELKDGFAQTEKENPEELDRILSKGTYVKGDVFIDTKVDIRKSVIEAAIEPAAPAESDDLSGEEDLDFGDTMFDTTPFTGIWMKMTTERWNINGDVQPVKPVTDQPVLDSMDMMNMQGYEILRQFDSNSVAYGLLRNQAHISKQTVMLNTFYSQSAPIITPSGITIIPLRETVESFGAKLTKENGMLRVYDGAANTTISLKAGSSNVIINGKTVKWNFPVTTVNGVTYASARGLAQALGAEIHWENKTLVLVREP; from the coding sequence TTGAAGACGTGGAAATGGAGCAAGAAAACGGTTGGAATCCTTGTTTTATCGATCATGCTGATTGTTCTGGCGGGATGTCAAGCGCTAAACGGCGTGGATTTTAATGCGATGCTGAAGCAATCTCTTAAAGTGAATTCGTTCGAAGGCAAACAATCGCTAGAGTTTAAGCTGCTGCTGAAAGAAGACGCGATGGATACCGTATCAGCCGAAGAGGCGGAGCTGTTGAAACTGATCTCACACATCACGTTGAGTTTGAATGAAGTGAAGACAGCCCAGGATGGCAGCATGTCGGTCAAAGGCAGCCTGGCACTCGGGGATAAATCTGTCGCCTTCCAAGCGGCTATGGATGCGAACATCGCAGAGCTTGAACTTGAAGGCGCGAAGAAGCCGATTATTATTCATTTGACGAACCCGGATGAAGAGGGAGCTCCTCAAGGAGCCGATCAAGAAAGCCTCACCGAAACCGGCAAGCAGCTCATTGATATTGTCGGCGGCTATGCGATTAACAATCTGCCGAACCCTGTACATCTTTCCGCTGATCCCGGGCAGGCGGACGTGAATGGCACGAACGTAAGCGGCGTGAACATTCATGCTGAGCTGACGGGCAAAGAGCTGTGGGATTGGCTGAAATCGTATGTCGATGCGCTTATGAACGATAAGGAAGGCTTGAAGGCAATGATTACCGGTCTGCTGGAAACGCTTGAGAGCCAGTCGGCTGCGCTTGAAGGCTCCCCGGCGGAAAGCATCTTCGGTTCCATTCCGGATGAAGACAACCGGAGCGAGGCCGTTGACGAAGCAACAACCGACATAATGGATATGCTAACGGAATTGAAGGATGGATTTGCACAGACGGAGAAAGAGAATCCGGAAGAACTGGACCGCATACTGAGCAAAGGCACATATGTGAAAGGCGATGTGTTCATCGACACGAAGGTCGATATCCGGAAATCCGTCATTGAAGCAGCGATTGAACCAGCTGCACCAGCCGAGTCTGACGATCTATCGGGGGAAGAAGATCTCGACTTTGGCGACACCATGTTCGATACCACGCCGTTCACAGGCATTTGGATGAAAATGACGACGGAACGTTGGAATATAAACGGGGATGTACAGCCGGTCAAACCGGTGACGGATCAGCCCGTTCTGGACAGCATGGATATGATGAACATGCAGGGCTACGAGATTCTCCGCCAGTTCGACAGCAATTCCGTTGCATATGGCCTGCTTCGCAATCAAGCTCACATTAGCAAACAAACGGTGATGCTAAACACCTTCTACAGCCAATCCGCTCCGATTATTACGCCGAGCGGCATTACGATTATTCCGCTCCGCGAAACGGTCGAGTCGTTCGGCGCTAAGCTGACCAAAGAAAATGGCATGCTCCGCGTATACGATGGCGCTGCGAATACAACGATAAGCTTGAAAGCTGGCAGCAGCAATGTCATTATTAACGGTAAGACGGTGAAATGGAACTTCCCTGTCACAACTGTAAACGGTGTAACTTACGCGTCCGCCCGCGGTCTTGCGCAAGCGCTAGGAGCCGAGATCCATTGGGAGAATAAGACGCTGGTATTGGTACGCGAACCTTAA
- a CDS encoding Cof-type HAD-IIB family hydrolase — MGSIKLVALDMDGTLLNDRQEVSKENAKWIKKALDAGIIVSFATGRGFESALPYAEQLGLDTPMITVNGGEIWKRPNVLHKRTLMSPVVLKRLHEVALKYEECWYWAYSTMGIYNKEKWIDPAGDYESHHWLKFGYHIDDTAVREAIYNETSAWGGLEITNSSPWNLELNPEGVSKAAAIREVCSLLGIEMAQVAAMGDSLNDIAMIREAGLGVAMGNAQDAVKEAADVVNVTNEEDAVARLLQDYVLKG, encoded by the coding sequence ATGGGATCGATAAAGCTCGTAGCACTGGATATGGACGGAACGCTGCTCAATGACAGGCAGGAAGTCAGCAAGGAAAACGCGAAATGGATCAAGAAAGCGCTGGATGCCGGCATTATCGTCAGCTTCGCCACCGGCCGCGGGTTTGAGAGCGCGCTCCCGTATGCGGAACAGCTGGGGCTGGATACGCCGATGATCACCGTCAACGGCGGGGAGATTTGGAAGCGTCCGAACGTGCTTCACAAGCGTACGCTGATGTCGCCGGTCGTCTTGAAGCGGCTTCATGAGGTTGCGCTGAAATACGAAGAGTGCTGGTACTGGGCCTACTCGACAATGGGCATCTACAACAAGGAGAAATGGATTGATCCTGCAGGGGATTACGAATCGCATCACTGGCTGAAGTTTGGCTATCACATTGACGATACCGCCGTACGCGAGGCGATCTACAACGAAACCTCCGCCTGGGGCGGGCTTGAAATTACGAACTCCTCGCCATGGAATCTGGAGCTGAATCCGGAGGGCGTCTCGAAGGCGGCTGCGATTCGTGAAGTGTGCAGCCTGCTTGGCATCGAAATGGCGCAGGTCGCCGCAATGGGCGATAGCTTGAATGATATTGCCATGATCCGCGAAGCAGGACTCGGCGTAGCCATGGGCAATGCGCAGGATGCCGTGAAGGAAGCGGCGGATGTCGTCAATGTGACGAATGAAGAAGATGCCGTTGCCCGTCTGCTTCAGGACTATGTGCTGAAAGGGTGA
- a CDS encoding thioredoxin family protein — translation MELITTEEAFREAVNAEGVTVAIFKTTWCPDCHYIEPFMPDVEANYGSRIRFLQIDRDDMPDLCSELNILGIPSFIAFKKGTELVRFVNKLRKSREEIETFLNRALEVSDALPS, via the coding sequence ATGGAACTTATTACGACAGAAGAGGCTTTCCGCGAAGCTGTTAATGCGGAAGGCGTGACGGTAGCCATTTTCAAAACAACATGGTGCCCGGATTGCCACTACATTGAACCGTTCATGCCGGATGTGGAAGCCAACTATGGTAGTCGTATCCGCTTCCTTCAGATCGATCGCGACGATATGCCCGACCTATGCAGCGAGCTGAATATATTGGGAATCCCAAGCTTCATCGCTTTCAAGAAGGGCACGGAGCTTGTCCGTTTTGTGAACAAGCTGCGCAAGTCAAGAGAAGAAATCGAGACATTTTTGAATCGGGCACTCGAAGTTTCCGATGCCTTGCCAAGCTGA
- a CDS encoding ThuA domain-containing protein translates to MIKVTVWNEFLHEKQHDEVKAVYPDGIHEAIKAGIGTDGFQVRTATLDQPEHGLTEDVLADTDVLIWWGHMGHDKVEDAIVERVHARVMNGMGLIVLHSGHFSKIFKKLMGTGCDLKWREANEKERIWTVNPAHPIAAGIPEHFLLEREEMYGEHFDIPAPDELIFVSWFEGGEVFRTGCTWSRGQGKVFYFRPGHETFPTYYNPNVLQVIKNGIRWAVPSGAAVPVRGNHKPLEEIKAK, encoded by the coding sequence GTGATCAAAGTAACGGTATGGAATGAATTTCTGCATGAGAAGCAGCACGACGAGGTAAAGGCGGTTTATCCGGACGGCATTCATGAGGCTATCAAGGCGGGGATCGGGACGGACGGCTTCCAAGTGAGGACTGCAACGCTTGACCAGCCGGAGCACGGGTTGACGGAAGACGTGCTTGCGGACACGGATGTGTTGATTTGGTGGGGCCATATGGGACATGACAAGGTAGAGGACGCCATCGTCGAGCGCGTGCATGCGCGCGTAATGAACGGCATGGGGCTGATCGTGCTTCACTCCGGCCACTTCTCCAAAATTTTCAAGAAGCTCATGGGTACGGGCTGCGATTTGAAATGGCGCGAAGCGAATGAGAAGGAGCGCATTTGGACCGTAAATCCCGCGCATCCCATCGCCGCAGGCATTCCGGAGCATTTCCTGCTGGAACGCGAGGAAATGTACGGCGAGCATTTCGATATTCCGGCGCCGGACGAGCTGATCTTCGTCAGCTGGTTTGAAGGCGGCGAGGTGTTCCGCACCGGTTGCACGTGGTCGCGCGGTCAAGGCAAGGTCTTCTACTTCCGCCCGGGACATGAAACCTTCCCGACCTACTATAACCCTAACGTGCTTCAGGTCATTAAGAACGGCATTCGCTGGGCTGTTCCGTCGGGTGCAGCGGTACCGGTTCGCGGCAATCACAAGCCGCTTGAGGAAATCAAAGCGAAATAA
- a CDS encoding COX15/CtaA family protein, giving the protein MAMIYSRYRALAIVTCIGMLLVLIAGALVTNTDSGRGCGTDWPLCNGKFIPAYTVESLIEYSHRLISGAVGLLVLATFVATLVWYRKEKEPIVYASGAGLFTVLQALLGAAAVIWPTSAGVLALHFGISILAFMFTLLLVLWTGRLKSGKGLDRPPVVVPKSVYVFSLSILVYTYFVIYLGAFIRHTDSSGGCIGWPLCNGEFVPDLQGATRYVFIHRIAGVVLFILIAWFAVHVKRVCRQHPELRTAAVAAFVLVCCQVLSGALLTETLRNEDWYIFTSILHNMIVSALFGLMSDLMIRAWKWRERQVKA; this is encoded by the coding sequence ATGGCAATGATTTATAGCCGATATCGCGCGCTTGCGATCGTGACGTGTATTGGTATGCTCCTCGTCTTGATTGCAGGGGCGCTGGTTACGAATACAGATTCTGGCCGGGGCTGCGGGACCGACTGGCCGCTGTGCAACGGTAAATTTATTCCTGCTTATACGGTTGAGTCCTTAATTGAATATTCCCACCGGCTCATCAGTGGAGCCGTAGGCTTACTAGTACTTGCGACGTTCGTCGCTACCTTGGTTTGGTACCGCAAGGAGAAAGAACCGATTGTTTATGCATCGGGTGCAGGCTTATTCACGGTTCTTCAAGCGCTGCTCGGCGCTGCGGCGGTCATATGGCCGACGTCTGCAGGCGTTCTGGCTCTTCACTTCGGCATCTCGATTCTGGCGTTCATGTTCACTCTGCTTCTTGTGCTGTGGACAGGCCGTCTGAAGAGCGGTAAGGGCTTGGATAGGCCGCCGGTTGTTGTCCCGAAATCGGTGTATGTTTTTTCCTTGAGTATCCTTGTTTATACTTATTTCGTTATTTACTTAGGTGCATTCATCCGTCATACGGATTCATCCGGCGGCTGCATCGGATGGCCGCTGTGCAATGGGGAGTTCGTTCCCGACCTGCAAGGCGCAACGCGCTATGTATTTATCCACCGCATCGCCGGGGTTGTCCTGTTTATACTCATTGCTTGGTTCGCGGTGCATGTGAAACGGGTATGTCGGCAGCATCCGGAGCTAAGAACGGCCGCTGTCGCCGCGTTTGTACTCGTGTGCTGCCAGGTGCTGAGCGGCGCATTGCTGACCGAAACGCTGCGCAATGAAGACTGGTATATCTTCACAAGTATTTTGCACAACATGATCGTATCCGCATTATTCGGATTAATGAGCGATCTAATGATACGCGCATGGAAATGGCGTGAGAGGCAGGTTAAAGCATGA
- a CDS encoding polysaccharide biosynthesis protein yields MVKKDSLIKGTLILAAAALVARFLGIFQRIPLDYMTDSHGGGYFTVANNIYLMLLIIATGGIPSAISKMVSERYALGRPDEAKRIYKAALLFGSVTGVVITILLLIFAPYYATQIAEKPGAAFAVRAIAPALLFFPIIAMMRGYFQGRQLMAAGGVSQVVEQILRVITAVGLAYWVLTLGWSQSWIAAAATFGSVFGSIGAFIVMLTYARKLKRHDALEKDKPKASEGSSALQSTRPVLSFASIYKELFKISIPIVITSMTVQFIYFFDTSFFMKLTHGYYSVDAADQMLDWLGVKAQALAGIPPILAIALSQSMIPIISSAYSVRNMQEVERQASLVMRIVVFTGVPVSLIMTVASLSITGLLFSGTGGSGAVAALTAGTIFQITMMTSNSVLTSMNKPRLPMRHALIGVVVKIVTSIILAPLLGVYGIILSSTICFMVIAWLNFRQIRKEIRMSILGTRWIGYAVTIIAASSLGWLVDYACRTFISGIPVKLTYAIACIAAGGVSLGLYVALLILLRVVTAEDVQQFPGKLRRLMNPLMRIAARRSANSSN; encoded by the coding sequence ATGGTTAAAAAAGACTCGTTAATCAAAGGAACGCTGATCCTCGCGGCGGCAGCGCTCGTCGCCAGGTTTCTTGGGATCTTCCAGCGCATTCCGCTGGATTATATGACAGACAGCCACGGCGGCGGCTACTTCACCGTTGCCAACAATATTTATCTCATGCTCCTCATCATAGCCACAGGCGGCATTCCGAGCGCGATCAGCAAGATGGTCTCAGAACGCTACGCACTCGGACGTCCCGACGAGGCCAAACGAATTTATAAGGCAGCGCTTCTGTTCGGCTCGGTTACCGGCGTCGTCATCACGATTCTGCTGCTCATCTTCGCTCCTTATTACGCGACGCAAATCGCCGAGAAACCGGGGGCGGCTTTTGCCGTTCGAGCCATTGCGCCCGCGCTCTTGTTCTTCCCGATCATCGCGATGATGCGCGGTTACTTCCAAGGACGCCAGCTGATGGCGGCGGGCGGCGTCTCCCAGGTCGTGGAGCAGATTCTGCGCGTCATTACGGCCGTGGGGCTTGCCTACTGGGTGCTGACGCTCGGCTGGAGCCAGAGCTGGATCGCGGCGGCCGCAACGTTCGGCAGCGTGTTCGGCAGCATCGGCGCGTTTATCGTCATGCTGACGTACGCGCGCAAGCTGAAACGTCATGATGCGCTGGAGAAGGACAAGCCTAAGGCAAGTGAAGGAAGCTCCGCCTTGCAATCGACTCGTCCGGTATTGTCTTTTGCTTCGATTTACAAGGAATTGTTCAAGATTTCGATCCCGATTGTTATTACGTCCATGACGGTGCAATTTATTTATTTCTTCGATACGTCGTTCTTTATGAAGCTAACGCACGGGTATTACTCCGTGGATGCCGCCGATCAGATGCTCGACTGGCTTGGCGTGAAGGCGCAGGCGCTGGCAGGCATACCGCCGATACTGGCGATCGCTCTCAGCCAATCCATGATTCCGATCATTTCTTCCGCCTATTCCGTTCGGAATATGCAGGAGGTGGAGCGTCAAGCGTCGCTCGTTATGCGAATTGTCGTATTTACCGGCGTGCCGGTATCGCTGATCATGACCGTCGCATCCCTGTCAATTACTGGTCTGCTGTTCTCCGGAACGGGGGGAAGCGGGGCCGTGGCCGCACTGACGGCGGGTACGATTTTTCAAATTACGATGATGACGAGCAATTCCGTACTGACAAGCATGAATAAGCCGAGACTTCCGATGCGGCATGCGCTGATCGGCGTCGTCGTGAAGATCGTTACGAGCATCATACTGGCCCCGCTGCTTGGTGTGTACGGCATTATTCTTTCATCGACGATCTGCTTCATGGTCATCGCTTGGCTCAATTTCAGGCAAATTCGCAAAGAAATTCGAATGAGCATTCTAGGCACCCGTTGGATCGGTTACGCGGTAACGATTATTGCCGCATCCAGCCTCGGCTGGCTCGTCGATTATGCCTGCAGAACGTTCATTAGCGGCATTCCGGTTAAATTGACCTATGCGATTGCCTGCATTGCTGCAGGAGGCGTTTCGCTTGGGCTTTACGTCGCACTGCTCATTCTGCTCCGGGTCGTAACCGCGGAGGATGTGCAGCAGTTTCCGGGCAAGCTGCGGAGGCTGATGAATCCGTTGATGCGCATAGCGGCGAGGCGCAGTGCCAATTCTAGCAATTAA